A region from the Hyalangium gracile genome encodes:
- a CDS encoding serine/threonine-protein kinase yields the protein MENQGSNAIISQSRVGNITHVRISGVIDETFPLTSASPELTGIVIVDLGCVDRISSFGVRKWIEFASKLPQGAISMYVVYAPPVVVDQLNMVEGFAGVTRVLTVLAPYTCKTCSEDRLRAVNLMDEAQVISENRAPEHNCPVCSNPLEFADLPGEFFGYMRRQNLGTVDPVVMRYLRLAVAAEPLDLPSHLKVVHEDITYITLASVIRGDLNVRRLASGLEGRVAFDFAHVAKVELEGVLKLEQVLETAAKGAQVVLCRVPPAVLSPLAKSGKPLPAKIHSLWLPYECQNCGQLHHQRQYASGFLQMLKQNEGQERPCVVCGGASRLASIPNLPQFLGRVPLTDKPLEDIEALEARSRTQFLFGSANAEPQPNAGNTDISGSHGGSKLQIIRRLGQGGMAEVFLAKQVGVKGFEKFLVMKKILQQFAENPEFVDMLFAEARANARLTHPNVVQTFDVGVTEGVAYILMEYVRGPDLKRLMNELRRKGLALPMEHALRIVAETAAGLHYAHSYVDPAGNAHPVVHRDVSPHNILVSLDGAIKLSDFGIAKVQGEDHTQAGVLKGKISYISPEAAAGRPLDARNDVFALGVVLFELLTGQLPFRRDHDAATLNAIVREPAPVPSQLKPSIPQDVSDLILRALVKDPARRTPSAAAMREEIEAVMAHHRLNSSPAAVAQFFKDTLGDRLVEYAPAAASSPGSGSHPRVNPISGEASPSDTRSSARLAGSATSAGTGSGSRPNLTGSRPGTGSGPRPNPNATPSPRTGSGPRPIPASQPAQAVSAEAASAEAESAEQARVKQAAGQQARPSQTGQRPALGSSAGGTAPSPASRSGIRAMPAAGASPQASAAPAAVAQGPTTGQRPSVAAPAVAVATASAPRPSQQVASPAPVPRNSAPVQAPAAQSRVAIPAVAPAPVPVAPAPAVTPPPEPEPAPSRNWLVIGLVALVVLGGGGFLAMRMLGGGGGIEVVNLAPGENLYIGGLRVDASPRIDKPGALLVSTAMKGRLHRFGRTERRDRIDARTIPEAGSLQEGSKGTLNVTGETEGCSVQVGGQMLPGKTPLKAPIDAGKELDVVILCPGGGSSSVSVMAVPGQEVEIAPRTAK from the coding sequence GTGGAGAACCAGGGTTCTAACGCAATCATCAGCCAGTCCCGCGTGGGCAACATCACCCACGTGCGCATCTCTGGCGTCATCGACGAGACGTTCCCGCTTACGTCCGCCTCCCCGGAGCTCACGGGGATCGTCATCGTCGATCTCGGCTGCGTCGACCGGATCAGCTCGTTCGGCGTGCGCAAGTGGATCGAGTTCGCGTCCAAGCTGCCTCAGGGCGCCATCAGCATGTACGTGGTCTACGCCCCGCCGGTGGTGGTGGACCAGCTCAACATGGTGGAGGGCTTCGCCGGCGTCACGCGCGTGCTCACGGTGCTGGCGCCGTACACCTGCAAGACGTGCAGCGAGGACCGGCTGCGCGCCGTCAACCTGATGGACGAGGCGCAGGTCATCTCCGAGAACCGCGCCCCCGAGCACAACTGCCCGGTCTGCTCCAACCCGCTGGAGTTCGCCGATCTGCCCGGCGAGTTCTTCGGCTACATGCGCCGGCAGAACCTGGGCACGGTGGATCCGGTGGTGATGCGCTACCTGCGCCTGGCCGTCGCCGCCGAGCCGCTGGACCTGCCCTCGCACCTGAAGGTGGTGCACGAGGACATCACCTACATCACCCTGGCCAGCGTCATCCGGGGCGATCTCAACGTGCGCCGGCTGGCCTCGGGCCTGGAGGGGCGCGTCGCGTTCGACTTCGCGCACGTGGCCAAGGTGGAGCTGGAGGGCGTGCTCAAGCTGGAGCAGGTGCTCGAGACGGCCGCCAAGGGCGCGCAGGTGGTGCTCTGCCGCGTGCCGCCGGCGGTGCTCTCGCCGCTGGCCAAGTCCGGCAAGCCGCTGCCGGCGAAGATCCACTCGCTGTGGCTGCCGTACGAGTGCCAGAACTGCGGCCAGCTCCACCACCAGCGCCAGTACGCCTCCGGCTTCCTCCAGATGCTGAAGCAGAACGAGGGGCAGGAGCGCCCCTGCGTCGTCTGCGGCGGCGCCTCGCGGCTGGCCTCCATCCCCAACCTGCCGCAGTTCCTCGGCCGCGTCCCGCTCACGGACAAGCCGCTGGAGGACATCGAGGCGCTGGAGGCCCGCTCGAGGACGCAGTTCCTCTTCGGCTCCGCCAACGCCGAGCCCCAGCCCAACGCGGGCAACACGGACATCAGCGGCTCGCACGGCGGCAGCAAGCTGCAGATCATCCGCCGGCTGGGCCAGGGCGGCATGGCCGAAGTCTTCCTCGCCAAGCAGGTGGGCGTGAAGGGCTTCGAGAAGTTCCTGGTGATGAAGAAGATTCTCCAGCAGTTCGCGGAGAATCCCGAGTTCGTGGACATGCTCTTCGCCGAGGCCCGGGCGAACGCGCGTCTCACGCACCCCAACGTCGTGCAGACCTTCGACGTGGGCGTCACCGAGGGCGTGGCGTACATCCTCATGGAGTACGTGCGCGGCCCGGACCTGAAGCGGCTCATGAACGAGCTGCGCCGCAAGGGCCTGGCGCTGCCCATGGAGCACGCGCTGCGCATCGTCGCGGAGACGGCCGCCGGCCTGCACTACGCCCACAGCTACGTGGATCCGGCCGGCAACGCGCACCCGGTGGTGCACCGCGACGTCAGCCCCCACAACATCCTCGTGTCGCTCGACGGCGCCATCAAGCTGAGCGACTTCGGCATCGCCAAGGTGCAGGGCGAGGATCACACCCAGGCCGGCGTGCTCAAGGGGAAGATCTCGTACATCTCCCCGGAGGCCGCCGCCGGCCGCCCGCTGGACGCGCGCAACGACGTGTTCGCCCTGGGCGTGGTGCTCTTCGAGCTGCTCACCGGCCAGCTGCCGTTCCGCCGCGATCACGACGCGGCCACGCTCAACGCCATCGTCCGTGAGCCGGCGCCCGTCCCCTCGCAGCTCAAGCCGAGCATCCCCCAGGACGTGTCGGACCTCATCCTCCGCGCCCTGGTGAAGGATCCGGCGCGGCGCACGCCCTCGGCGGCGGCGATGCGCGAGGAGATCGAGGCGGTGATGGCGCACCACCGGCTCAACTCCTCGCCGGCCGCGGTGGCCCAGTTCTTCAAGGACACGCTGGGCGACCGGCTGGTGGAGTACGCGCCCGCCGCGGCCTCCTCGCCGGGCTCCGGCTCGCACCCGCGCGTCAACCCCATCAGCGGGGAAGCCTCTCCGTCCGACACGCGCTCCTCGGCGCGGCTGGCGGGCTCGGCCACCAGCGCGGGCACCGGCTCGGGCTCACGCCCCAACCTGACGGGCTCCCGTCCAGGCACGGGCTCCGGGCCTCGTCCCAACCCGAACGCCACCCCCAGCCCCCGCACCGGGAGCGGCCCGCGTCCCATCCCCGCCTCGCAGCCGGCCCAGGCCGTCAGCGCCGAGGCCGCCAGCGCCGAGGCCGAGTCCGCCGAGCAGGCGAGGGTGAAGCAGGCCGCCGGACAGCAGGCCCGCCCCAGCCAGACGGGGCAGCGCCCCGCGCTCGGAAGCTCGGCCGGTGGGACGGCGCCGTCTCCCGCCTCGCGCTCCGGCATCCGCGCCATGCCCGCCGCGGGCGCGTCGCCCCAGGCCAGCGCGGCTCCGGCCGCCGTGGCGCAGGGGCCCACGACGGGGCAGCGGCCGTCGGTCGCGGCTCCAGCCGTTGCGGTGGCCACGGCCTCCGCTCCCCGCCCCAGCCAGCAGGTGGCCTCTCCGGCGCCGGTTCCGCGCAACTCCGCGCCCGTTCAGGCCCCCGCCGCGCAGTCCCGCGTCGCCATTCCGGCGGTCGCCCCGGCCCCTGTCCCCGTGGCTCCTGCGCCCGCGGTGACGCCTCCGCCGGAGCCCGAGCCCGCCCCGTCGCGCAACTGGCTCGTCATCGGCCTGGTGGCGCTGGTCGTCCTGGGCGGCGGTGGCTTCCTCGCCATGCGCATGCTGGGCGGCGGTGGCGGCATCGAGGTGGTCAACCTCGCCCCCGGTGAGAACCTCTACATCGGCGGGCTCCGGGTGGACGCCTCGCCGCGGATCGACAAGCCCGGCGCGCTGCTCGTCTCCACCGCCATGAAGGGCAGGCTGCACCGCTTCGGCAGGACGGAGCGTCGCGATCGCATCGACGCGCGGACCATCCCCGAGGCGGGCTCCCTGCAGGAGGGCAGCAAGGGCACGCTCAACGTCACGGGCGAGACCGAGGGCTGCAGCGTCCAGGTGGGCGGCCAGATGCTGCCGGGGAAGACGCCGCTCAAGGCGCCCATCGATGCCGGCAAGGAGCTGGACGTCGTCATCCTGTGTCCGGGCGGCGGCAGCAGCTCCGTGTCCGTGATGGCCGTGCCGGGCCAGGAAGTGGAGATCGCCCCCCGGACGGCGAAGTAG
- a CDS encoding SLOG cluster 4 domain-containing protein, translated as MLQRRKVIGVMGSGRDEYREWVIPLARWIAEHGYDLLTGAGEGVMRVAAEAFVAVPGRRGVSIGIVPGELVDGVYKPRPGYPNPSVELPVFTHLPLSGNQGQEVMSRNHLNVLTAHAIVVLPGGPGTASEAALAVRYRKPTLLFGPEREFRRFPELLERTESLERVCDWLLGTVR; from the coding sequence ATGTTGCAGCGCAGAAAGGTCATCGGGGTGATGGGCTCCGGGCGGGACGAGTACCGCGAGTGGGTGATCCCCCTGGCGCGGTGGATCGCCGAGCACGGGTACGATCTGCTCACGGGCGCCGGAGAGGGGGTCATGCGCGTGGCGGCGGAGGCGTTCGTCGCCGTGCCTGGCCGGCGGGGCGTCTCCATCGGCATCGTCCCGGGCGAGCTGGTGGACGGGGTGTACAAGCCCCGTCCCGGCTACCCCAACCCGAGCGTGGAGCTGCCCGTCTTCACCCACCTGCCGCTGAGCGGAAACCAGGGCCAGGAAGTCATGAGCCGCAACCACCTCAACGTCCTGACGGCCCACGCCATCGTCGTCCTGCCGGGCGGCCCGGGCACTGCCTCCGAGGCCGCGCTGGCCGTGCGCTACCGCAAGCCGACCCTGCTCTTCGGGCCCGAGCGGGAATTCCGGCGTTTCCCGGAGCTGCTCGAGCGGACGGAGTCCCTGGAGCGAGTCTGCGACTGGCTGCTGGGTACGGTGCGGTAG